TGGTTTCCGCAACTCTTGCCTTCAGGAAATCCGGTGCGGCTAGGTGGTCGCTCTGGCCACCTTGAATCAGAAGTACGTTCGGCACGAAATCGCTTGATGCTCCACGACGATTTATGCGGCTTATGAAGTCTTTCCCATCCATACCATCCGGCCCGCCGCCCCACGTAAAGCCCGTCCCACCTATACCATCGATCTCGCTAGGCCAACCAAGTCTGCGGGAGACAACTTGGGCAAATCCCTCTGACCGCGGCTGCGCGTTAACGCCCAATGTGTAAGCATCCCCCAAAACTAGCAACCGAGGATTCTCAGGCAGAGTGAACATCGGCCGGTTCGGATCAACCGGGGCGACATAAGGCGCTGAGACAGTTGCTTGCACCTCGTTCGCTCGCTGGTTGCCGTACAAGACAGTGGCCACGATCGCCACAATGGTGAATGCGACTACACCCAGTAACGCAAGAAACTTTTCTCGAGGTGCGAGAAATCGTGAACGTCTGGGTAAAAGTTTAGCCATGATACTCATCATGCCTTACTGAACCGTGCGATCGTTAACCGAAACACTCATTGCAAGCAAGTTTTTTATACTGGAAAATCATCATCTAGATGCGAACCAAGGTGGCTAAGGCATTCCTCAGCAGCTGGCTTGAGGGCGCCCTTGCCGTCAGAGTTTAGCCTGGCTATTGATGCGGAAAAACGCTACATCCTGCATGCGCCCAGGGACTAAAATCACCGATTGGCCACTATCGACGTTCACCGCTAGCTGAATAAACCGCTGGCATTACAACCCACCAGACTGGGCGAGCATTGATCGCGATCCTCACCGAAGTGCACTGCATAAGGAGGGCTGCAACAAAGTCAACCAAAATGTCGCGCACTGTACGCGCAGACCTACTTCATGACTATAGATTCGTTGATGAAAACGGTGGCCCCGATACGTCAGTCAGAACATCCCTTCCAGGAACTGATGACTAGAGAACAGTACAAAGAGCACGCTACCCACGCACCTCGACAAGCAGTCGGTGAATAAGGGCATCAAGACACCCCCCCCCAACAAAAAAGAAAATTCAAATCATTTTTCGCTACGTCGAAACTCCCTCAGAACGGAAATACCAAATTGGACGTTTCCAAAAACATATCTACGCCAGAGCCTCCGCGGCTCCGATGCCAACCGATAAATCCATTCCAGTCCATACCGTTGGAGAAATACAGGCGCCTCCCGAACAGTTCCTGCATAAAAATCGAAGGCTGCACCAACTCCTAGACACGGGATGCCGAGTTCATACGCCAAAATTGCACAAGCGTAATCTTGCTTAGGAGAGCCTAGACCGACCCAAAGAATATTGGCGCCGGATTTGCGAACTTTCGAAACACACGTGTCATAGAATGCTTGGTTCAACGGACCGAATGGCGGTGAATACGAACCCGCAATACTGATTCCAGGTAACTCAATCGTCGACCTAGTTTCGATTCTCTGGAGATTATCCTCAGTGGAGCCCAAGAAATAAT
This region of Rhodococcus sp. PAMC28707 genomic DNA includes:
- a CDS encoding SGNH/GDSL hydrolase family protein, translated to MATVLYGNQRANEVQATVSAPYVAPVDPNRPMFTLPENPRLLVLGDAYTLGVNAQPRSEGFAQVVSRRLGWPSEIDGIGGTGFTWGGGPDGMDGKDFISRINRRGASSDFVPNVLLIQGGQSDHLAAPDFLKARVAETINAARTTWPGVQIIVMGPSRPMPGGELLNRVSTPIGETALESQVPFINPLGAKWFTDENSQQYYGDSDGSLLNAKGHAYVAGRVLDSLQIIGVRNF